In a genomic window of Erinaceus europaeus chromosome 12, mEriEur2.1, whole genome shotgun sequence:
- the LOC103124750 gene encoding keratin-associated protein 9-2, whose amino-acid sequence MCQSCCSPCCQPSCCGSSCCQPCCRPTCCQTTCCRTTCCKPTCVTSCCQPCCQPCCRPTCCQTTCCRTTCCKPTCVTSCCQPCCQPCCRPSCCCQPCCPPTCCQTTCCRTTCCKPTCVTSCCQPCCRPSCCCQPCCQPCCPQTCCQTTCCRTTCCKPACGSSCCQPCCQTCCIPACCQTTCCRTTCCKPTCVSSCCQPCCQPCC is encoded by the coding sequence ATGTGCCAATCTTGCTGCTCCCCTTGCTGCCAGCCCAGCTGTTGTGGGTCCAGCTGCTGCCAGCCTTGCTGTCGCCCAACTTGCTGTCAGACCACCTGCTGCAGGACCACCTGCTGCAAACCAACCTGTGTGACCAGCTGCTGCCAACCCTGCTGCCAGCCTTGCTGTCGCCCAACTTGTTGTCAGACCACCTGCTGCAGGACCACCTGCTGCAAACCAACCTGTGTGACCAGCTGCTGCCAACCCTGCTGCCAGCCTTGCTGTCGTCCTTCCTGCTGCTGCCAGCCTTGCTGTCCTCCAACTTGCTGTCAGACCACCTGCTGCAGGACCACTTGTTGCAAACCAACCTGTGTGACCAGCTGCTGCCAGCCTTGCTGTCGCCCTTCCTGCTGCTGCCAGCCCTGCTGCCAGCCTTGCTGCCCCCAAACTTGCTGTCAAACTACCTGCTGTAGAACCACCTGCTGCAAACCAGCTTGTGGGTCCAGCTGCTGCCAGCCCTGCTGCCAGACATGTTGCATACCAGCTTGCTGTCAAACTACCTGCTGTAGAACTACCTGCTGTAAACCGACCTGTGTGAGCAGCTGCTGCCAGCCTTGCTGCCAGCCCTGCTGCTAG
- the LOC132542117 gene encoding keratin-associated protein 9-1-like translates to MCQSCCSPCCQPSCCGSSCCQPCCRPTCCQTTCCRTTCCKPTCVTSCCQPCCRPSCCSQPCCQTCCPPTCCETTCCRTTCCKPTCVTSCCQPCCPPTCCQTTCCRTTYCKPTCVTSCCQPCCQPSCCCQPYCCCQPCCPPTCCQTTCCRTTCCKPTCVSSCCQPCCCPSCC, encoded by the coding sequence ATGTGCCAATCTTGCTGCTCCCCTTGCTGCCAGCCCAGCTGTTGTGGGTCCAGCTGCTGCCAGCCTTGCTGTCGCCCAACTTGCTGTCAGACCACCTGCTGCAGGACCACCTGCTGCAAACCAACCTGTGTGACCAGCTGCTGCCAGCCTTGCTGTCGCCCTTCCTGCTGCAGCCAGCCCTGCTGCCAGACTTGCTGTCCCCCAACTTGCTGTGAGACCACCTGCTGCAGGACCACCTGCTGCAAACCAACCTGTGTGACCAGCTGCTGCCAGCCTTGCTGTCCTCCAACTTGCTGTCAAACTACCTGCTGTAGGACCACCTACTGCAAACCAACCTGTGTGACCAGCTGCTGCCAGCCCTGCTGCCAGCCGTCCTGCTGTTGCCAGCCGTACTGCTGCTGCCAACCTTGCTGTCCCCCAACTTGCTGTCAAACTACCTGCTGTAGAACCACCTGCTGCAAACCAACCTGTGTGAGCAGCTGCTGCCAGCCCTGCTGTTGCCCTTCCTGCTGCTGA
- the LOC132541935 gene encoding keratin-associated protein 9-1-like, with protein sequence MCQSCCSPCCQPSCCGSSCCQPCCRPTCCQTTCCRTTCCKPTCVTSCCQPCCRPSCCSQPCCQTCCPPTCCQTTCCRTTCCKPTCVTSCCQPCCPPTCCQTTCCRTTCCKPTCVTSCCQPCCQPSCCCQPSCCCQPCCPPTCCQTTCCRTTCCKPTCVSSCCQPCCCPSCC encoded by the coding sequence ATGTGCCAATCTTGCTGCTCCCCTTGCTGCCAGCCCAGCTGTTGTGGGTCCAGCTGCTGCCAGCCTTGCTGTCGCCCAACTTGCTGTCAGACCACCTGCTGCAGGACCACCTGCTGCAAACCGACCTGTGTGACCAGCTGCTGCCAGCCTTGCTGTCGCCCTTCCTGCTGCAGCCAGCCCTGCTGCCAGACTTGCTGTCCCCCAACTTGCTGTCAGACCACCTGCTGCAGGACCACCTGTTGCAAACCAACCTGTGTGACCAGCTGCTGCCAGCCTTGCTGTCCTCCAACTTGCTGTCAAACTACTTGCTGTAGGACCACCTGCTGCAAACCAACCTGTGTGACCAGCTGCTGCCAGCCCTGCTGCCAGCCGTCCTGCTGTTGCCAGCCATCCTGCTGCTGCCAGCCTTGCTGTCCCCCAACTTGCTGTCAAACTACCTGCTGTAGAACCACCTGCTGCAAACCAACCTGTGTGAGCAGCTGCTGCCAGCCCTGCTGTTGCCCTTCCTGCTGCTGA